Proteins from one Panicum virgatum strain AP13 chromosome 7K, P.virgatum_v5, whole genome shotgun sequence genomic window:
- the LOC120642823 gene encoding probable phytol kinase, chloroplastic codes for MAAAGAACASPHSSLLLSRSRPHGLSPASYMPRRLILGVGTSAVAALAVATAPPAVLQDGAATLFATAGAYALVRTFDVLTERRLVEKSLSRKIVHVLSGVLFMASWPLFSNSTEARYFAAVVPFLNSLRLLIYGLRLYTDEALVKSVSREGKPEELLRGPLYYVLVLLFSVLVFWRESPIGVVSLSMMSGGDGFADIVGRRYGSVKLPFNQKKSWIGSISMFISGFLLSSIMLFYFSNLGYIHVSWEEAFSKLALVALAATVVECIPATDVVDDNISVPLASMLVALLLFGSNTQ; via the exons ATGGCTGCGGCGGGCGCCGCCTGCGCCTCACCCCACAGCTCCCTGCTGCTCTCGCGCTCCCGTCCCCACGGGCTTTCGCCGGCGAGCTACATGCCGCGGCGACTCATCCTCGGCGTCGGCACCTCGGCCGTCGCGGCGCTGGCGGTggccacggcgccgccggcggtgctGCAGGACGGGGCGGCCACGCTgttcgccaccgccggcgcctacGCCCTCGTGCGCACCTTCGACGTGCTCACCGAGCGGCGGCTCGTCGAGAAG AGTTTGAGCAGGAAAATTGTGCACGTCCTATCCGGCGTTCTGTTCATGGCATCCTGGCCACTCTTCAG TAATTCGACAGAGGCACGATATTTCGCTGCGGTTGTTCCGTTCTTGAACTCCTTGAGGCTTCTGATTTACGGACTACGCCTTTACACAGATGAGGCTCTTGTAAAATCAGTGTCACGTGAAGGAAAACCAGA GGAATTGCTGAGAGGTCCCCTCTATTATGTCTTGGTGCTACTCTTCAGTGTTTTAGTCTTCTGGCGCGAGTCCCCAATCGGGGTTGTTTCCTTGTCGATGATGAGCGGTGGTGATG GTTTTGCTGACATTGTCGGGAGAAGGTATGGCTCAGTGAAGCTGCCATTCAATCAGAAGAAGAGCTGGATCGGGAGCATCTCGATGTTCATTTCTGGTTTCCTGCTATCCTCAAT AATGCTGTTCTACTTCTCCAACCTTGGTTACATTCATGTTAGCTGGGAGGAGGCATTTAGTAAGCTGGCTCTTGTTGCGTTGGCAGCAACCGTGGTGGAGTGTATTCCTGCAACTGATGTTGTTGATGACAATATATCTGTTCCTTTGGCCTCCATGTTGGTAGCTTTACTCTTGTTTGGCTCCAACACAcaatga
- the LOC120642817 gene encoding probable arabinosyltransferase ARAD1 — MRAGRPPPPAIKIWPAAAAMKRLAVLASSILLLLLSLSFFLFRPTSPPILSSLQAFEPDRRLRVYVADLPRALNYGLLDRYWSLPAADSRIPASSDPDHPAPHNHPPYPESPLIKQYSAEYWLLASLHTAATAAVRVVADWREADVVFVPFFATLSAEMELGWGTKGAFRKKDGNEDYRRQREVVDRVTAHPAWRRSGGRDHIFVLTDPVAMWHFRTEIAPAILLVVDFGGWFKLDSKITSRNSSYMIQHTQVSLLKDVIVPYTRLLPTLLLSENKDRPTLLYFKGAKHRHRGGLVREKLWDLLGNEPDIVMEEGFPNATGRDQSIKGMRASEFCLHPAGDTPTSCRLFDAIASLCIPVIVSDEVELPFEGMIDYTEFSIFVSVSNAMKPKWLTNYLKNISKQQKDEFRRNLAHVQPIFEYDTSYSSSRAPDGAVNYIWKKIHQKLPMIQEAIIRGKRKPDGTSIPLRCHCT, encoded by the exons ATGCGGGCGGGcaggccgcctcctccggccatcaagatctggccggcggcggcggccatgaagCGGCTCGCCGTCCTCGCCAGCTccatcctcctcctgctcctctccctctccttcttcctcttccgtCCTACTTCCCCGCCTATCCTCAGCTCGCTTCAAGCCTTCGAACCCGACCGCCGCCTCAGGGTCTACGTCGCCGACCTCCCCCGCGCGCTCAACTACGGCCTCCTCGACCGGTACTggtccctccccgccgccgactCCCGCATCCCGGCCTCCTCCGACCCGGACCACCCGGCCCCGCACAACCACCCGCCCTACCCCGAGAGCCCCCTCATCAAGCAGTACAGCGCCGAGTACTGGCTCCTCGCCTCCCTCCACACGGCAGCGACGGCCGCCGTGAGGGTCGTCGCGGACTGGAGGGAAGCCGATGTCGTCTTCGTGCCCTTCTTCGCGACGCTGTCCGCGGAGATGGAGCTCGGGTGGGGAACCAAAGGAGCGTTCCGCAAGAAGGACGGCAACGAAGACTaccggcggcagcgggaggtcgtcgaccgCGTCACCGCCCACCCCGCGTGGCGGAGGTCCGGCGGCCGCGACCACATTTTCGTCCTCACAG ACCCTGTGGCAATGTGGCACTTCCGGACTGAGATTGCTCCAGCAATTCTTTTGGTGGTTGATTTTGGAGGCTGGTTCAAACTTGATTCCAAGATTACAAGCAGAAACTCGTCTTATATGATACAGCACACTCAAGTGTCATTACTTAAGGATGTTATTGTGCCTTACACACGTTTACTTCCGACACTGCTCTTATCAGAGAATAAAGATCGTCCCACCCTTCTATACTTCAAGGGAGCAAAGCATAGGCATCGG GGTGGTTTAGTGCGAGAGAAACTATGGGATTTGCTAGGTAATGAGCCTGATATTGTCATGGAAGAAGGCTTTCCTAATGCCACTGGACGGGATCAATCAATAAAAGGGATGCGGGCATCGGAATTTTGCTTGCACCCAGCTGGTGATACCCCAACTTCATGTCGCCTCTTTGATGCTATTGCCAGTCTTTGCATACCAGTCATTGTTAGTGATGAGGTTGAGCTCCCTTTTGAAGGGATGATAGATTACACAGAATTCTCCATTTTTGTGTCAGTTAGTAATGCAATGAAACCAAAATGGCTAACAAACTACTTGAAGAATATTTCCAAGCAGCAGAAAGATGAGTTCCGAAGAAACCTGGCTCATGTCCAACCTATCTTCGAGTATGACACTAGTTACTCCAGTAGCAGAGCCCCAGATGGTGCTGTGAATTATATATGGAAGAAGATTCATCAGAAACTGCCAATGATCCAGGAGGCAATCATCCGGGGGAAGCGAAAACCTGATGGCACATCAATCCCGCTCCGGTGTCATTGTACATGA